The Synechococcus sp. BL107 nucleotide sequence AGGATGAATTGTTTGGTTAAGTCGCTTCGTGTTTGCCTTCTGAGTGGTGGTGAGAGCCGTCGGATGGGGCGGGACAAAGCATTGCTGCCGCATCAGAAGGGTGGTGTTTGGCTCACGGCAATGATTGATCAGTTGATGCCATTGGGTCTGCCGGTTGTTGTGGTCAGCCGCCATCAGGTTCACGCGGATGTCTTGGCGCATCAATCTGATCTGAAATTTGTGTTGGAGCCACCTCCCTGGAATGGACCATTGCAGGCTCTCAACTTTGTTTTGTCATCCGGATCAGATGGTGCTTGGCTTGTGCTTCCCGTGGATATGCCTCGGCTCACGACCGTCGTCTTTCAACAATTGATTGACGCTTGGCGACGGCACCCCAACAAGGTGGCTGTGGCCCATGACGGTGAGCGCCTTCAGCCGCTTTTGGCCATCATTCCTTCGGGATCTCCCTTCCGAACATCTTTGTCAGAGCAGCTTTCTAGTGGTTGTTATCGCTGGTTGGACTGGTTGGACCGGGTGCCCTATGAGTCAGTGGTGCTGCCTTCAGGTTGTTTGCTGAATGCCAATCAGCCGAAGGATCTGTTGGCGTTGTCGGAATGACTGATACGACATCGAATGTTGATTGGTATGGAAGGCCACTGGGTGTGATGCGTTTGTCGCTGACGGCCCGCTGCAATTTGGCGTGCCCCTATTGCTGCCCTGATTCTCGTGATCCAGAGGGAATGCTGGATTTGCAGGACCAGTTGCGTTTAATTCGTGTTGCTTGTTCCTTGGGAGTTCATACCGTCAGGCTGACCGGCGGAGAGCCATTGCTCAGTGATCGCCTTGAGCCATTGTTGGCGGCGATTGCTTTTGATCGACCTGCTGGCTTGAAGGAATTAGCTCTGACGACGAATGGTGTTCTGCTTTCGCCTGAGCGAGCTTTGCGGCTCAAGCGTGCTGGTTTGGACCGTATAACGATCAGCCTGGATGGTGCCGATGGAGCCAGTGTTGCTCGCATGGCTGGTTTGCAAGGTGGGGCTCCAGCTGGTCAATCCTTGTTGGATCAGGTGTTGTTGGGTCTAGAGGCGGCTCGATCGGCTGGCTTCCATTCGTCTCACGGTGCTTTGAAGCTCAATACGGTGATTCAGAAAGGCCGGAATGATGATCAGTTGATTCCGTTGGCCCGGCTGGCCCGTGATCGCGGGTTGGAGTTGCGTCTGATCGAATACATGGATGTGGGAAGCCGTAACGGTTGGTCGCTTGCTCAGGTGATGCCTGCTGTGGAGATGGTGCAGTGCGTGTCATCGCACTGGCCTCTAGACCCGGTTGGCCGTTCATCAAACTCCACGACATCGCGGTGGCGGTATCGCGATGGTGCTGGCCATATCGGTGTGATTAGTTCAATTAGCGCGCCGTTTTGTGGAGATTGCAATCGGATAAGGGTTACTGCAGATGGTCAAGTATTTACTTGTTTATTTGCATCGCAGGGCGTAGATCTTCGGCCTTATTTAAGAGCTAGCGAACCAGAGCTTCAGCTCCGTGATTGCCTGGCTGGTTTATGGACGCGCCGCTCTGATCGCTTTAGTGAAGAGCGGAGTCTGCGGAGTGGTCAAGAAAAACCCCATGCCGAGATGGCTTATCTGGGGGGATAGGGCTATCTGGTGCCGTTTATTGGATATTTATGAAATCGTTTCTAGTTCTTAGAGCCTTTCTTGTGGTTGTCCTAAAGAGCGTGAAAGTGCTTTCTGCAGTCATCAAGAGTGATCACACACTCAACACCTTGGTCTCGATTCACCACGCGGTAGGTCTGGCCGGTGGCCATGCATTTCGTCCGGGCATCCACGAAAGCTTTAAATTCCGTTTTGCGTTGGATTTCAGGCTGCCAGTGAGTGCCTGATTTTCTCTCGATTGTGAACATGGCGGGACCTAACCCTTGCACCATGGCTCTGATGGCGACCAGTTGTTCAGAAACTTCGGAAAAAACTCGGGATCACTCCTGTAAGTACGTGGAGGATGTGAGTTTGCCCATCTCTGAGCGCTTGCTAGGGAGTCGCTTCTGCCTGCTCAGGTTCACAAGAACCTTGGCAGGCAGAAGGGTGATGCTCAGCTGCAGCGCACGTACTGCAGGCCGCGGTAAGTCAGTACAACCGACTGCTCAGTTTTTGCTGCCTGTTGGCGCGTCTTGTAGATGTGACGTCGATAGGTGAGCTGAACGCTTGTGGGCTGTTCAGTGACGTGAGGCTGTTGATACTGATGGCCTCTGTACAGAAGGGAAGTCATGGTGATTGTTCAAGCAAGCTCCCAGGTCCCCGTTCCATGGCCTGAGGTGTGATGCGCTTTGCGTATCAGCAAAGTGAACGTTGTGTAGCTGTTGCTACAGCAAAATTTTCCCTAACAACAAATAGCAATGGAGTTCAGACTGATACATCTTTAGGATTTCTTATGAAACTAGGTTGCTTTCTCGTTCATGATTTGCAGTTTTCGCTGGATTCTTAGCTGACGACCCTTCTCAAAAGGGCTGGTGATTAGGTCGTGAATGTTGTTCTTGGGTTTGGAATGGATTGGAGCGTATTGCTTAAAGCGTGGCTGTTGGCACTAAAAAACTTTATTGACTCGGTCAAAGTAGTGGGAAATAAATTGGGAATTCCCATTGCTACATGTTTGAGTTGATTTCGTACGAACGATTTAGGGATACGCCTGCAGTGCGGTTTTTTGATGTCACGATAGGGTCGTCAAATGCCCGTGATCTTGTTATTCATAGTGGGCCTGCCATTAGTCCTCCAAATGATCTGAAAACAGGAGACTGGCAATTTTATTTACATCCCCACCAGGAAGATAATCTCCTCGCTGCAAGTGGAGGGCGTACGTTTTATCTCGTTAATCTTTCTTGGGATCAGCCTTTTCATATTGTTCGTTTAGCGGCTGGAGGCGACATCCTCCGTATCCCTCCTGGAACGTTTCATCGATCCATCTCTGATTTGGATGGATCAGTTGTGCTGAATCAAGCGGTTCGTGACCAGGGAGCATCGTTGACCCGTGAATTCCGTGTTTACAACAGTGGTCGCATCCCTGCTTTGAAATTTGCGACGTCCCTGGGTGCTAGCCGACCTGTGCTGCATGGTGTTGAGCCCCTTCTTCAAGCTGCTTGAATCAGGGTCGTTTTTTTCTCAGGTTGATTGGTTTTGTCGTCAACGGTGGCTTGGATCGTCCAACTCAGTTGGCTTTGCGTTGATGCCAGTCCGCTGAAGTTGCCAGTAATCGCTGCCGTGAGGTCTGGACTTGAGGAGCTTGCCAGCACGATGTAGCGATCGGTTGTTTCTCCTCCGGCGCTCGGATCAAATCCACGCCATCCGGCACCTGGTAAATAAATCTCTGCCCAGGCATGTAGGTCGTACGACTCGGGTGCTGGATTCGCTAGGTGATACCCGCTTACAAATCGTGCCGGTAGCCCAATGCTTCTGCAGCATTCGACCATCAACATGGCGAGGTCGCGGCAGGAACCAACCCGCTCCCGCAGTGTTCGTCCCGCCGGCCAGGCGGCACCTTGATGACGTTGGGTGTATTTGACCCTGTCTTGGATCATCTCGATGAGCTGCTGGAGAAACGACAGTGCTTGTTGGTTGGTGCCCATCAAGGCGTCTTGAGCCAAAGCAACAGCTGAGGGATCGTGTTGCCCATTTGGCAGCCAGCCCTCCAGTGCACCTTGAAGATCTGGATTTAGACGACCCCGTGGGTAGGGGAGCAGTGGTTCGCGACCACCTAGACAATTCAGTAAGGGCGCTGCAGTTGTGGTTTCAACGCGACTGCAAGCTTCAAAGCGGAGTTCGTCGGTGGTGTTCAGAAAGCGCACGCGTTGAATGGCATCGCCACTGGCTGCCACGAGTTCATGGCTGTGGCAGGGCTTGGGCGAAATGTTGAGTTGGTAATCCAGCAGGCGCTGATGACCATGACCCCGAGGTCGCATGCAGAGTCTGTGCTCGCTCAAGCTGACCGGAGCGTCGTAGTTGTAAGTGATGCAGTGGGTTAGCTCAGCGCGCATGAGGGATCAGTGGGAATGGAGCCAAGGTCGGTGGTGACGAAATATCGAGCGTGAATGAGTTGATGGAGTTGATTGAGATCCCCCTGTAACTCGTCAATGGCTTCGTGCAGCCCCCGTTCAATCAGGGCGTCAATCCGCACATAGCTCCACTTGGCGAGCAATTGCCCCCGCAGGCATTCGAGATCATCAGGAGGGCCCAGTTGTGGCTGTCGTTGGATGAGCTGCAATGTGTCGTTGATTTGTTGCAAACAGAAGCGCACTGACCTTGGAAAAATTGGATCCAGTAAAAGGAACCTGGCCACAGAGGATGGAGTGATCGCCTGTTGAACACTTTGCCGGTACATCTGGTAGGCCCCAGCTGTACGAAGTAGAGATATCCACTGAAGTTCATCAAGAACACCGCCAATTTCTTTTGGGGTTGGCAGAAGAAGAAAATACTTCACATCAAGGATTCTGGATGTTTTGTCGGCGCGTTCAATCCAACGGCCTAGTTGACTGAAGAGCCAGGCTTGATCGCGGCTCAGGGTGACATCCGTAATGCCATAAAACAGTTGGCAACCTCTTCGGATGCTGCGGAGTTGTTCTTGATCTGGTTCCTGCCAGATGGCTTCTCCATCTTGAACATTCCAGTAGAGGTCGTTCAATTGCTCCCACATTTCTGTGGTAATAACATCGCGGATTTGGCGTGCATTTTCCCTGGCAGTGGCAATGCAGCTGAGGATGCTGTTGGGATTGTCGCGATCAAGCAGCAAAAATCCCACGACATCTCGCGGAGATCGCAGCGGATAGCCCTGATCGAAGCTCTGCCTGTCTCCACTGGCATCAATCAGTGGAAGCCACGGTTCGGCGCTGCCAGGTGGACAATCCAAAGCCATAGCTTCACTGACTTCTAGAAAACGAGAAATGTTCTCTGCGCGTTCCACATATCGATTAATCCAGTAGAGGGAGTCGGCAACCCGGCTCAGCACGAGATCACCTCCTGACTCGTTGTTGCAACCTGGCCATCACCAAGAAACTGGCTGTCACCGACAACCCATGTGTCCTTGCAACCACCACCTTGCGATGAGTTCACGACAAGGGAGCCACGTTTCAAGGCGACGCGAGTGAGTCCACCGGGACTGACCCAATTCGATGCTCCGCGTAAAACATAAGGCCTTAAATCCACATGACATGGAAATAGCTCCCCATTGCTAAGTGAGGGAACAGTTGAGAGTTGAAGTGTGGGTTGTGCAATGTAATTTCGAGGATTTGATCTAATTTTTGAGTCGAATTCTGAAATTTCACTTCGGCTTGATTGTGGTCCTATCAACATTCCATAACCTCCTGCTTCGGCTACAGACTTCACCACAAGCTTTTCGAGGTTTTCTAAAACGTACTGGCGATCATCTGGGCGGGAGCAGAGATAGGTTGTGACGTTATCGATGATTGGTTCTTCATTGAGGTAATAACGGATCATTTTGGGTACATAGGCGTAGATCAATTTGTCGTCGGCGACCCCGGTTCCTGGAGCATTGGCGATGGCAATGCGGCCGTTTTGTAAAACATCCATAAGGCCCGGCACGCCAAGAGCAGAATCACGGCGGAAGACCTTTGGATCAAGGAAATCGTCATCGATTCTTCTGTAGATCACGTCCACCGGTTCGCGTCCAGTGGTGCTGCGCACCCAAATGCGGCCGTCTTCGCAGATCAGGTCACGCCCTTCCACTAGGGCTATGCCCATCTGTTGGGCGAGGTAGCTGTGTTCGAAGTAAGCACTGTTGAACACTCCAGGTGTGAGCAGCACAACGCGTGGTGTGTCTGTCCAGGGAGCTAAGTCCTGCAGTGTCTGCAACAACCTGGAGGGATAGTCGTCGATGGGTTGCACGGTTCGACCAGCAAACAGGCTGGGAAACAACCGCTTCATCACCCGTCGGTTTTCGAGGAAATAGGCCACACCAGATGGACAGCGCAGGTTGTCTTCCAGCACCCGCCATGTGCCTTCTTCGTCGCGGATTAGATCCAGTCCTGAGATATGGCACCAGCGATTCAACGGCAGCTGGATGTCTTGCATCTGGGGTCTCCAGCCCTGAGAACTTTCCACGTCTTCACGCGGAATGACACGATCCTTCAGGATTTTCTGTGGTCCATATACGTCGGCTAAAAACCGATCGATGGCTTCTAATCGCTGGACGAGACCACGTTCGAGCTTGGCCCAGTCGTTGAGGTGAATGAGCCTTGGTAGGGGGTCGAAGGGCAGGATCCTTTCCCCACCATGTAATCCAGTTCCATTCAGCCGGAATGTGGCCCCGAGCCGTCGCAAGAGGTTTCCGGCAGAGACATGATTCCGATTGAGTTCCGTGAGCCCAATCTGACCAAGCGAAGAAAGTAGTGGTTCCAAGTCTGCTCTGGGGGCAGATTGTTTCCGACAAAAATATTCGTCGTAACCCAGGGTTGGCCGATACTCATTGAACATTGGCTCAACAATCGATCAATACATCAAAGAACTGTGTGTCTGCTGAGCTAAGTGTTGTTTGTTACTGATCGCTCGATCAGGTCATCAACCGGCTCGAGTGGTGGGTTTTTTAGTCTCTGTTTATACCCCTGATTGATCAAGGATGATGAGTAGACCAGTGACGAAAAGCATTTTTTGCCTAGGGCAGTATTGCTGAAAACTCTCTGATGTCGTTTTGGATGAAGTTCTTTGGTCGCGATTGATTTTCGCGATGATGCTGTTCAAGAACTCACCGAGATTTACGAGCGCAGTCAGGTCCTTTGGATTCAATAATGGCTCGATGAAATGGCTGAACTCCCCATGCTTAATCGACTTGTTGCTTGATTGTTGGCACAGCTATGGAGAGCTGATCTAAGGCATTGGAAAGGAATCGTTGGCCGAATTGTTCAACGGTGTCTCCAAGACGGTCGACCTCGTGACGGAGATGGTTCGGCCCGTGCTCTCCCAAGGCATCGACAACAAATTCATGATCCTCCTGGATCCAGCGTTCCAAATTCCCCTTCTGCACTTCCCAGTGACATTGCAGACCGAGGGCATGTTGCCCGATACGAAAAACCTGCTCTGCACAAGCCACACTCGATCCCAGCAATGTGGCTATGGCAGGTAAATGAATGCGATCACCGTGCCAATGCAAGGCGATATTGCTGTTGCTACAACCCTTGAGCCAGGGTTCGTTGGCAGGATGAACGCACCAGGTCACCGCGGCGAAGCCCACTTCTTTGGATGGAGTTGGCGGCTCGCCCAACCGCAGTGGTGTGACGGATCCACCCGCAGCAAGCGCTAGCAGCTGAGCACCAAGACAGATCCCCAAAATTGGTTTGTGGTGTTGATGCCAGATCGTTACCCAGTCCAGCTCCCGCTGCAGCCAATCCATCCCTGGAGACTGTCGATCGTTTACCCCCATCGGTCCGCCGAGCACAAGAGCGATGGTGTTGTGGCATTGGCTGGGATCAGGCAGGGGTTCGCCTTGGTCCAAACGGATGGTTTGGAGTTCGAACCCTCGTTGTTGGGCCAGAGCGCCAATAAGATCTGGACCTTCGCGGTCGATGTGCTGGAGCACCAGCAGTTTTGTGATCAAAGCAGCAGATAACGCTGCGCAAGTGGCAGTACCTCAGCGGGTTCACAGGTGAGCAGTTCACCATCCGCGAACACTTCATAGGTTTGCGGATCAACGCTCACGTTGGGTAGTGCGGAATTCAGTTTGAGTGCACTTTTCCCCACGCTGCGGGTGTCGCTCACCGCACGACATGTGCGTTCGAGGCCGAGATGTTTTGGGATGTCGGCATCCATGGCCGCTGCACTTAAAAAAGTGAGGCAGCTGGGCGCCAAGGATTTGCCGAAGGCTCCGAACATTGGGCGGCCGTGCACCGGGCCTGGTGTGGGGATCGATGCATTCGCATCTCCCATCTGAGCCCAGACAATCGAACCCCCTTTAATCACGAGTTCGGGTCGGATGCCAAAGAATCCAGGCTTCCACAACACGAGGTCGGCAAGCTTGCCGGTTTCGATTGATCCCACTTCGCGACTGATGCCGTGGGCTAGAGCCGGGTTGATCGTCACCTTGGCGATGTAGCGCTTGATCCGGTGGTTGTCGTTGCGGCTGGAGTCTTCCGGTAATGCTCCACGCTGCACTTTCATCTTGTGCGCGGTTTGAAAGGTGCGTGTGATCACCTCGCCGACACGACCCATCGCTTGGGAGTCGCTGGCGATGATCGAAAAGGCGCCCAGGTCGTGAAGGATGTCTTCAGCGGCGATCGTTTCGCGGCGAATTCTTGATTCCGCGAAGGCCACGTCTTCCGGGA carries:
- a CDS encoding molybdenum cofactor guanylyltransferase yields the protein MNCLVKSLRVCLLSGGESRRMGRDKALLPHQKGGVWLTAMIDQLMPLGLPVVVVSRHQVHADVLAHQSDLKFVLEPPPWNGPLQALNFVLSSGSDGAWLVLPVDMPRLTTVVFQQLIDAWRRHPNKVAVAHDGERLQPLLAIIPSGSPFRTSLSEQLSSGCYRWLDWLDRVPYESVVLPSGCLLNANQPKDLLALSE
- the moaA gene encoding GTP 3',8-cyclase MoaA, with the translated sequence MTDTTSNVDWYGRPLGVMRLSLTARCNLACPYCCPDSRDPEGMLDLQDQLRLIRVACSLGVHTVRLTGGEPLLSDRLEPLLAAIAFDRPAGLKELALTTNGVLLSPERALRLKRAGLDRITISLDGADGASVARMAGLQGGAPAGQSLLDQVLLGLEAARSAGFHSSHGALKLNTVIQKGRNDDQLIPLARLARDRGLELRLIEYMDVGSRNGWSLAQVMPAVEMVQCVSSHWPLDPVGRSSNSTTSRWRYRDGAGHIGVISSISAPFCGDCNRIRVTADGQVFTCLFASQGVDLRPYLRASEPELQLRDCLAGLWTRRSDRFSEERSLRSGQEKPHAEMAYLGG
- a CDS encoding GMP synthase — its product is MITKLLVLQHIDREGPDLIGALAQQRGFELQTIRLDQGEPLPDPSQCHNTIALVLGGPMGVNDRQSPGMDWLQRELDWVTIWHQHHKPILGICLGAQLLALAAGGSVTPLRLGEPPTPSKEVGFAAVTWCVHPANEPWLKGCSNSNIALHWHGDRIHLPAIATLLGSSVACAEQVFRIGQHALGLQCHWEVQKGNLERWIQEDHEFVVDALGEHGPNHLRHEVDRLGDTVEQFGQRFLSNALDQLSIAVPTIKQQVD
- a CDS encoding circularly permuted type 2 ATP-grasp protein, with translation MFNEYRPTLGYDEYFCRKQSAPRADLEPLLSSLGQIGLTELNRNHVSAGNLLRRLGATFRLNGTGLHGGERILPFDPLPRLIHLNDWAKLERGLVQRLEAIDRFLADVYGPQKILKDRVIPREDVESSQGWRPQMQDIQLPLNRWCHISGLDLIRDEEGTWRVLEDNLRCPSGVAYFLENRRVMKRLFPSLFAGRTVQPIDDYPSRLLQTLQDLAPWTDTPRVVLLTPGVFNSAYFEHSYLAQQMGIALVEGRDLICEDGRIWVRSTTGREPVDVIYRRIDDDFLDPKVFRRDSALGVPGLMDVLQNGRIAIANAPGTGVADDKLIYAYVPKMIRYYLNEEPIIDNVTTYLCSRPDDRQYVLENLEKLVVKSVAEAGGYGMLIGPQSSRSEISEFDSKIRSNPRNYIAQPTLQLSTVPSLSNGELFPCHVDLRPYVLRGASNWVSPGGLTRVALKRGSLVVNSSQGGGCKDTWVVGDSQFLGDGQVATTSQEVISC
- a CDS encoding transglutaminase family protein, translated to MRAELTHCITYNYDAPVSLSEHRLCMRPRGHGHQRLLDYQLNISPKPCHSHELVAASGDAIQRVRFLNTTDELRFEACSRVETTTAAPLLNCLGGREPLLPYPRGRLNPDLQGALEGWLPNGQHDPSAVALAQDALMGTNQQALSFLQQLIEMIQDRVKYTQRHQGAAWPAGRTLRERVGSCRDLAMLMVECCRSIGLPARFVSGYHLANPAPESYDLHAWAEIYLPGAGWRGFDPSAGGETTDRYIVLASSSSPDLTAAITGNFSGLASTQSQLSWTIQATVDDKTNQPEKKTTLIQAA
- a CDS encoding DUF4278 domain-containing protein yields the protein MTSLLYRGHQYQQPHVTEQPTSVQLTYRRHIYKTRQQAAKTEQSVVLTYRGLQYVRCS
- a CDS encoding alpha-E domain-containing protein, which codes for MLSRVADSLYWINRYVERAENISRFLEVSEAMALDCPPGSAEPWLPLIDASGDRQSFDQGYPLRSPRDVVGFLLLDRDNPNSILSCIATARENARQIRDVITTEMWEQLNDLYWNVQDGEAIWQEPDQEQLRSIRRGCQLFYGITDVTLSRDQAWLFSQLGRWIERADKTSRILDVKYFLLLPTPKEIGGVLDELQWISLLRTAGAYQMYRQSVQQAITPSSVARFLLLDPIFPRSVRFCLQQINDTLQLIQRQPQLGPPDDLECLRGQLLAKWSYVRIDALIERGLHEAIDELQGDLNQLHQLIHARYFVTTDLGSIPTDPSCALS